In a single window of the Anabas testudineus chromosome 17, fAnaTes1.2, whole genome shotgun sequence genome:
- the tox4a gene encoding TOX high mobility group box family member 4-A isoform X2 produces MDLNFYSDLSDGCAQNVDSEFLDTQAYGGYSEENKFSEGSDSYLTISGAGHPFLSAETFHTPSLGDEVFEIPPISLDPDPSISDAVSHFELTDGSDGTGVPSGSHSLVSNLVVESNDPSFASTFVNSGSQGLEQLSLGAMGQGGVGGLLSSSALELGNSSGSRFSSSSPMTIDVQLGDIGHGLLGSSQLTTINQSELAMGLGGENIRHHTETPEQPLSATPSPVGSLQDEDMDDFKRSVLVDSPMSLSSSSILSHMSSHPAPLSSVSPATARRGGGKPATLASVTAAVGAKKGRKKKDPNEPQKPVSAYALFFRDTQAAIKGQNPNASFGEVSKIVASMWDSLAEEQKQVYKRKTEAAKKEYLKALAAYRANQLSQPATEEMEIAPSPPPSAVNQTTAALPSAGHQVTHPANNNLEENTITNICASNIILDVPERTTRSRTGANKASAPAAVVPSSQTITKIIISKHMLQAGGQVVTVLPGGVRALQPTLLVSGTSRQPPPLQQMQNAPPPPRLQQMAPAPPPLQAKPREGSTTAGLPASLTATPPPPLQIKIVPASLQGTEALPIIVPTTAAGSTTATTSAQSAPVVSVQVVNSADVPSNPDEDEVTEVLPSEEDDMEVNGSSDIGATKSVCVRAGCNNPAVDSQDWDKEYCSNECVATHCRDVFKAWCSIRNQTMGTVK; encoded by the exons ATGGACCTTAATTTTTACTCGGATCTATCGGATGGTTGCGCTCAAAATGTTGATTCAGAGTTTTTGGACACCCAGGCATATGGTGGATACTCTGAAGAAAACAAG ttttctgaAGGCAGCGACAGTTATCTCACCATCAGTGGAGCGGGCCACCCTTTTCTGTCTGCTGAG ACATTCCATACTCCCAGTCTCGGAGACGAGGTCTTTGAGATCCCCCCCATCTCCCTTGATCCAGATCCGAGTATCAGTGATGCAGTGTCCCACTTTGAGTTGACAGATGGGTCAGATGGCACCGGGGTACCTTCAGGCTCCCATAGCCTGGTTAGCAACCTGGTGGTGGAGAGCAACGACCCTTCCTTCGCTTCCACTTTTGTGAACTCTGGATCTCAAGGTCTGGAGCAGCTCAGCCTTGGGGCAATGGGCCAGGGTGGAGTGGGAGGCCTGCTGAGCTCCTCTGCTTTG GAACTGGGGAATTCCAGTGGTTCACGTTTCAGCAGTTCATCCCCCATGACCATTGATGTCCAACTTGGTGACATTGGTCATGGTCTTTTGGGAAGCAGTCAACTGACTACAATTAACCAGTCTGAGCTGGCAATGGGTCTTGGGGGTGAAAACATTAGGCATCATACTGAGACACCGGAACAGCCTTTGTCAGCAACACCATCTCCAGTTGGTTCCCTGCAGGATGAGGACATGGATGACTTCAAG CGGAGTGTGCTGGTAGACTCCCCCATGTCTCTCTCATCTTCATCCATCCTCTCCCACATGTCCTCCCACCCGGCTCCCCTATCGTCTGTTTCCCCAGCTACAGCCAGGAGGGGTGGGGGGAAGCCGGCCACGCTCGCCTCAGTGACTGCAGCAGTGGGCGCAAAAaagggaaggaagaaaaaagatcCAAATGAACCACAGAAGCCAGTTTCAGCGTACGCCCTGTTCTTCAGAGACACCCAGGCAGCCATTAAGGGCCAAAACCCCAACGCCTCTTTTGGAGAGGTGTCAAAGATAGTGGCCTCCATGTGGGACAGCCTGGCTGAGGAACAGAAACAG GTGTACAAGAGAAAGACTGAAGCAGCTAAAAAGGAGTATTTGAAAGCACTGGCAGCTTACAGAGCCAACCAGCTCTCACAG CCTGCTACTGAGGAGATGGAGATCGCACCTTCACCACCCCCATCTGCAGTCAACCAGACAACTGCAGCCCTTCCCTCTGCTGGGCACCAGGTCACTCACCCCGCAAACAACAACCTGGAAGAGAACACGATCACCAACATCTGTGCCTCTAACATCATCCTGGACGTGCCAGAGAGGACCACACGTTCCCGCACGGGTGCTAACAAAGCCTCCGCTCCAGCAGCAGTAGTCCCCTCGTCCCAGACCATCACCAAGATCATAATTTCAAAGCACATGTTGCAGGCAGGAGGTCAGGTGGTGACAGTGTTGCCCGGAGGTGTCCGCGCTTTGCAGCCCACGCTGCTTGTGTCTGGCACCTCTCGCCAGCCGCCTCCGCTGCAGCAGATGCAGAACGCACCGCCTCCACCGCGGCTCCAGCAAATGGCACCGGCACCTCCACCCTTACAGGCCAAGCCTCGAGAGGGAAGCACCACGGCAGGCCTCCCTGCATCCCTCACGGCTACACCTCCGCCTCCACTACAGATAAAAATAGTTCCTGCCTCCTTGCAGGGAACAGAGGCTCTGCCAATTATTGTCCCAACTACAGCAGCTGGATCAACTACTGCAACAACATCTGCACAGTCTGCACCTGTTGTGTCAGTGCAGGTGGTGAATTCTGCTGATGTGCCGAGCAATCCAGATGAGGATGAAGTTACAGAAGTGCTGCCTTCAGAAGAG GATGATATGGAGGTGAATGGATCCAGTGATATAGGAGCTAcgaagagtgtgtgtgtgagggccGGGTGTAACAACCCAGCAGTAGACAGTCAAGACTGGGACAAAGAGTATTGTAGCAACGAATGCGTGGCCACTCACTGCAG
- the tox4a gene encoding TOX high mobility group box family member 4-A isoform X1: protein MDLNFYSDLSDGCAQNVDSEFLDTQAYGGYSEENKFSEGSDSYLTISGAGHPFLSAEQTFHTPSLGDEVFEIPPISLDPDPSISDAVSHFELTDGSDGTGVPSGSHSLVSNLVVESNDPSFASTFVNSGSQGLEQLSLGAMGQGGVGGLLSSSALELGNSSGSRFSSSSPMTIDVQLGDIGHGLLGSSQLTTINQSELAMGLGGENIRHHTETPEQPLSATPSPVGSLQDEDMDDFKRSVLVDSPMSLSSSSILSHMSSHPAPLSSVSPATARRGGGKPATLASVTAAVGAKKGRKKKDPNEPQKPVSAYALFFRDTQAAIKGQNPNASFGEVSKIVASMWDSLAEEQKQVYKRKTEAAKKEYLKALAAYRANQLSQPATEEMEIAPSPPPSAVNQTTAALPSAGHQVTHPANNNLEENTITNICASNIILDVPERTTRSRTGANKASAPAAVVPSSQTITKIIISKHMLQAGGQVVTVLPGGVRALQPTLLVSGTSRQPPPLQQMQNAPPPPRLQQMAPAPPPLQAKPREGSTTAGLPASLTATPPPPLQIKIVPASLQGTEALPIIVPTTAAGSTTATTSAQSAPVVSVQVVNSADVPSNPDEDEVTEVLPSEEDDMEVNGSSDIGATKSVCVRAGCNNPAVDSQDWDKEYCSNECVATHCRDVFKAWCSIRNQTMGTVK, encoded by the exons ATGGACCTTAATTTTTACTCGGATCTATCGGATGGTTGCGCTCAAAATGTTGATTCAGAGTTTTTGGACACCCAGGCATATGGTGGATACTCTGAAGAAAACAAG ttttctgaAGGCAGCGACAGTTATCTCACCATCAGTGGAGCGGGCCACCCTTTTCTGTCTGCTGAG CAGACATTCCATACTCCCAGTCTCGGAGACGAGGTCTTTGAGATCCCCCCCATCTCCCTTGATCCAGATCCGAGTATCAGTGATGCAGTGTCCCACTTTGAGTTGACAGATGGGTCAGATGGCACCGGGGTACCTTCAGGCTCCCATAGCCTGGTTAGCAACCTGGTGGTGGAGAGCAACGACCCTTCCTTCGCTTCCACTTTTGTGAACTCTGGATCTCAAGGTCTGGAGCAGCTCAGCCTTGGGGCAATGGGCCAGGGTGGAGTGGGAGGCCTGCTGAGCTCCTCTGCTTTG GAACTGGGGAATTCCAGTGGTTCACGTTTCAGCAGTTCATCCCCCATGACCATTGATGTCCAACTTGGTGACATTGGTCATGGTCTTTTGGGAAGCAGTCAACTGACTACAATTAACCAGTCTGAGCTGGCAATGGGTCTTGGGGGTGAAAACATTAGGCATCATACTGAGACACCGGAACAGCCTTTGTCAGCAACACCATCTCCAGTTGGTTCCCTGCAGGATGAGGACATGGATGACTTCAAG CGGAGTGTGCTGGTAGACTCCCCCATGTCTCTCTCATCTTCATCCATCCTCTCCCACATGTCCTCCCACCCGGCTCCCCTATCGTCTGTTTCCCCAGCTACAGCCAGGAGGGGTGGGGGGAAGCCGGCCACGCTCGCCTCAGTGACTGCAGCAGTGGGCGCAAAAaagggaaggaagaaaaaagatcCAAATGAACCACAGAAGCCAGTTTCAGCGTACGCCCTGTTCTTCAGAGACACCCAGGCAGCCATTAAGGGCCAAAACCCCAACGCCTCTTTTGGAGAGGTGTCAAAGATAGTGGCCTCCATGTGGGACAGCCTGGCTGAGGAACAGAAACAG GTGTACAAGAGAAAGACTGAAGCAGCTAAAAAGGAGTATTTGAAAGCACTGGCAGCTTACAGAGCCAACCAGCTCTCACAG CCTGCTACTGAGGAGATGGAGATCGCACCTTCACCACCCCCATCTGCAGTCAACCAGACAACTGCAGCCCTTCCCTCTGCTGGGCACCAGGTCACTCACCCCGCAAACAACAACCTGGAAGAGAACACGATCACCAACATCTGTGCCTCTAACATCATCCTGGACGTGCCAGAGAGGACCACACGTTCCCGCACGGGTGCTAACAAAGCCTCCGCTCCAGCAGCAGTAGTCCCCTCGTCCCAGACCATCACCAAGATCATAATTTCAAAGCACATGTTGCAGGCAGGAGGTCAGGTGGTGACAGTGTTGCCCGGAGGTGTCCGCGCTTTGCAGCCCACGCTGCTTGTGTCTGGCACCTCTCGCCAGCCGCCTCCGCTGCAGCAGATGCAGAACGCACCGCCTCCACCGCGGCTCCAGCAAATGGCACCGGCACCTCCACCCTTACAGGCCAAGCCTCGAGAGGGAAGCACCACGGCAGGCCTCCCTGCATCCCTCACGGCTACACCTCCGCCTCCACTACAGATAAAAATAGTTCCTGCCTCCTTGCAGGGAACAGAGGCTCTGCCAATTATTGTCCCAACTACAGCAGCTGGATCAACTACTGCAACAACATCTGCACAGTCTGCACCTGTTGTGTCAGTGCAGGTGGTGAATTCTGCTGATGTGCCGAGCAATCCAGATGAGGATGAAGTTACAGAAGTGCTGCCTTCAGAAGAG GATGATATGGAGGTGAATGGATCCAGTGATATAGGAGCTAcgaagagtgtgtgtgtgagggccGGGTGTAACAACCCAGCAGTAGACAGTCAAGACTGGGACAAAGAGTATTGTAGCAACGAATGCGTGGCCACTCACTGCAG